The following are encoded together in the Streptococcus oralis genome:
- a CDS encoding cystathionine gamma-synthase, with product MSKELHINTILAQAGIKSDEATGALVTPLHFSTTYQHPEFGQSTGFDYTRTKNPTRSKAEEVLAAIESADYALATSSGMAAIVLAFSVFPVGSKVLAVRDLYGGSFRWFNQVEQEGRFHFTYANTEEELIAELEKDVDVLYIETPTNPLMLEFDIAKLTKLAHTKGAKVVVDNTFYSPIYQRPIEDGADIVLHSATKYLAGHNDVLAGVVVTNSLELYEQLFYNLNTTGAVLSPFDSYQLIRGLKTLPLRMERSTANAQEVVAFLKDSPAVKEVLYTGRGGMISFKVVDEKRIPHILNSLKVFSFAESLGGVESLITYPTTQTHADIPAEVRHSYGLTDDLLRLSIGIEDARDLIADLRQALEG from the coding sequence ATGAGCAAAGAACTACACATCAACACAATTTTGGCCCAGGCTGGGATCAAGTCAGATGAGGCTACAGGTGCCTTGGTAACACCGCTTCATTTTTCAACCACTTATCAGCATCCGGAGTTCGGTCAGTCTACGGGATTTGACTATACTCGTACCAAAAACCCAACTCGCAGTAAGGCGGAGGAAGTCTTGGCGGCAATCGAATCAGCAGACTATGCCCTAGCGACAAGCTCAGGTATGGCTGCGATTGTACTAGCTTTTAGTGTTTTTCCAGTAGGAAGTAAAGTCTTGGCTGTGCGTGATCTTTATGGAGGCTCTTTCCGTTGGTTCAACCAAGTGGAGCAAGAAGGCCGTTTCCATTTTACCTATGCCAATACAGAAGAAGAGCTAATTGCTGAGTTAGAGAAAGATGTGGATGTTCTCTATATCGAAACACCAACCAATCCCTTGATGTTGGAATTTGATATTGCAAAACTTACAAAACTTGCTCATACCAAAGGTGCCAAGGTAGTGGTGGACAATACCTTCTACAGTCCAATTTACCAACGTCCGATTGAAGATGGTGCGGATATCGTTCTTCATTCTGCTACCAAGTATCTAGCAGGGCACAATGATGTTTTAGCTGGGGTGGTTGTGACTAATAGTTTAGAACTATATGAGCAACTTTTCTACAATTTGAATACGACTGGTGCGGTCTTGTCACCATTTGATAGTTATCAGTTGATTCGTGGTCTCAAAACTCTACCTCTTCGTATGGAACGTTCGACAGCCAATGCCCAAGAAGTGGTTGCTTTTTTGAAGGATTCACCTGCTGTTAAGGAAGTGCTCTATACAGGACGTGGGGGGATGATTTCCTTTAAAGTAGTGGATGAAAAACGTATTCCTCATATTTTAAATAGCCTCAAGGTCTTCTCTTTTGCTGAGAGTTTAGGTGGGGTGGAAAGCCTGATCACCTATCCGACGACTCAAACCCATGCGGATATTCCAGCAGAAGTGCGTCATTCCTATGGCTTAACAGATGACCTCTTGCGCTTGTCAATTGGGATTGAGGATGCCAGAGATTTGATTGCGGACTTGCGACAAGCTTTGGAAGGATAA
- a CDS encoding putative polysaccharide biosynthesis protein → MSNENNHQQAQMLRGTAWLTASNFISRLLGAIYIIPWYIWMGTYAAKANGLFTMGYNIYAWFLLISTAGIPVAVAKQVAKYNTMREEEHSFALIRSFLSFMTGLGLVFALVLYLFSPWLADLSGVGKDLIPIMQSLAWAVLIFPSMSVIRGFFQGMNNLKPYAMSQIAEQVIRVIWMLMATFFIMKMGSGDYLSAVTQSTFAAFVGMVASFAVLIYFLAQEGLLKRVFETRDKINSKRLLVDTIKEAIPFILTGSAIQLFQILDQMTFINSMKWFTNYSNEDLVVMFSYFSANPNKITMILISVGVSIGSVGLPLLTENYVKGDLQAAARLVQDSLTMLFLFLLPATVGVVMVGEPLYTVFYGKPDSLAMGLFVFAVLQSTILGLYMVLSPMLQAMFRNRKAVLYFIYGSIAKIVLQLPTIAIFHSYGPLISTTIGLIIPNVLMHRDICQVTGARRKIILKRTILITILTLVMFILVGFLQWLLGFVFQPSGRFWSFLYVALIGGLGGGLYGLMSLRTRLLDKIIGKAQADRLRTRLKIS, encoded by the coding sequence ATGTCTAACGAAAACAATCACCAGCAAGCCCAGATGTTGCGAGGGACTGCTTGGCTAACAGCTAGTAACTTTATTAGTCGCCTCCTTGGTGCTATCTACATTATTCCCTGGTATATCTGGATGGGGACCTATGCTGCTAAGGCAAATGGACTCTTTACCATGGGCTACAATATTTACGCCTGGTTCTTGCTGATTTCGACAGCGGGTATCCCAGTTGCGGTCGCCAAACAAGTAGCTAAGTACAATACCATGCGAGAAGAAGAGCATAGCTTTGCCTTGATTCGGAGTTTCCTAAGCTTTATGACGGGCTTGGGCTTAGTCTTTGCTTTGGTCTTGTATCTCTTTTCTCCCTGGTTAGCAGATTTGTCAGGTGTGGGGAAAGACCTGATTCCCATCATGCAGAGCTTGGCTTGGGCAGTCTTGATTTTCCCATCTATGAGTGTCATCCGAGGATTCTTCCAAGGGATGAATAACCTGAAACCCTATGCTATGAGTCAAATCGCCGAGCAGGTAATCCGTGTTATCTGGATGTTGATGGCAACCTTCTTCATTATGAAGATGGGTTCTGGTGACTACTTATCAGCCGTTACCCAATCGACCTTTGCAGCCTTTGTGGGGATGGTGGCAAGTTTTGCAGTTTTGATCTACTTTCTTGCCCAAGAAGGTTTGCTCAAAAGAGTTTTTGAAACACGGGATAAAATCAATAGTAAGCGACTCTTAGTCGATACCATCAAGGAAGCCATTCCCTTTATCCTGACAGGATCAGCCATTCAACTCTTCCAAATCTTAGACCAGATGACCTTTATCAATAGTATGAAGTGGTTTACTAACTACAGCAATGAAGACTTGGTTGTCATGTTTTCTTATTTCTCAGCCAATCCTAATAAAATTACCATGATTTTAATCTCTGTGGGAGTTTCAATCGGGAGTGTCGGCTTGCCGCTGTTGACGGAAAACTATGTAAAAGGCGACTTGCAGGCGGCGGCTCGCCTAGTCCAAGATAGCCTTACCATGCTCTTCTTATTTCTACTGCCTGCAACGGTTGGAGTGGTCATGGTAGGGGAGCCTCTTTATACAGTTTTTTACGGTAAGCCAGATAGTCTGGCCATGGGCTTATTTGTCTTTGCAGTTTTGCAGTCTACTATCCTAGGCTTGTATATGGTCTTGTCTCCTATGCTTCAGGCCATGTTCCGAAACCGCAAGGCAGTTCTTTACTTCATCTATGGTTCCATTGCTAAGATCGTCTTGCAATTGCCAACCATTGCTATTTTCCATAGTTACGGTCCCTTGATTTCAACGACTATCGGCTTGATTATTCCAAATGTCCTGATGCACCGAGACATTTGCCAGGTAACGGGTGCTCGTCGAAAGATTATCTTGAAGCGAACCATTTTGATTACCATCTTGACCCTTGTCATGTTTATCCTAGTTGGCTTCTTGCAGTGGCTACTCGGTTTTGTCTTCCAGCCAAGTGGCCGTTTCTGGAGTTTCCTTTATGTGGCTCTCATCGGAGGGCTTGGAGGAGGTCTTTATGGTTTGATGAGCCTACGGACACGACTCTTGGACAAGATAATCGGCAAAGCTCAAGCAGACCGCCTACGTACACGATTGAAAATATCATAA
- a CDS encoding CsbD family protein: MSLENKLEQATGAIKEGFGKVTGDSKTEAEGAVEKTVAKAKEVVEDAKGAVEGAVEGLKNSFKKED; encoded by the coding sequence ATGTCACTTGAAAATAAATTGGAACAAGCAACTGGTGCTATCAAAGAAGGATTTGGGAAAGTTACTGGTGATAGCAAAACTGAAGCAGAAGGTGCTGTAGAAAAAACAGTTGCCAAAGCAAAAGAAGTTGTAGAAGATGCTAAAGGTGCTGTAGAAGGTGCCGTTGAAGGTCTTAAAAATTCATTTAAAAAAGAAGACTAA
- a CDS encoding tRNA1(Val) (adenine(37)-N6)-methyltransferase: MKEEQLLKPGERINQLFSTDIKIIQNREVFSYSVDSVLLSRFPRFPKRGLIVDFCAGNGAVGLFASSRTQARIISVEIQERLADMAERSVQLNGLEEQMQVICDDLKNMPAHIQGSKVDMILCNPPYFKVDPHSNLNESEHYLLARHEITTNLKEICRSAQSILKSNGRLAMVHRPDRLLDILDMLQRHNLAPKRLQFVYPKREKEANMLLIEAIKDGSTSGFKVLPPLIVHNDDGSYTPEIQEIYYGS; the protein is encoded by the coding sequence ATGAAAGAAGAACAATTATTAAAACCAGGAGAGCGAATCAATCAGCTCTTTTCGACAGATATCAAAATCATCCAAAATAGAGAGGTGTTTAGCTATTCGGTGGATAGTGTTCTTTTATCACGCTTTCCTCGCTTCCCTAAACGGGGTTTAATTGTGGACTTTTGTGCTGGAAATGGTGCAGTGGGACTTTTTGCTAGTTCACGTACTCAGGCGCGGATAATATCTGTAGAGATTCAGGAGCGCTTGGCGGATATGGCAGAGCGTTCGGTTCAGTTGAATGGCTTGGAAGAGCAGATGCAGGTCATCTGTGATGATTTGAAAAATATGCCTGCCCACATTCAGGGAAGTAAGGTGGATATGATTTTGTGCAATCCGCCTTATTTTAAGGTGGATCCGCATTCTAATCTGAACGAGAGTGAACATTACCTTCTGGCCAGACACGAAATTACGACTAACCTAAAAGAAATTTGCCGTAGTGCTCAGAGTATTCTCAAGTCTAATGGCCGTTTGGCCATGGTTCATCGTCCAGATCGGCTCTTGGATATCTTAGACATGCTTCAACGCCATAATTTGGCACCCAAGCGCCTGCAATTTGTCTATCCTAAACGTGAGAAGGAGGCTAATATGCTCTTAATCGAAGCTATCAAGGATGGATCGACCAGTGGCTTTAAGGTCTTGCCACCACTCATCGTTCACAATGATGATGGTTCTTATACACCAGAAATTCAAGAGATTTACTATGGATCATAA
- a CDS encoding GIY-YIG nuclease family protein → MDHKAYMYVVECRDGSYYTGYTTDVKRRLAVHNSGKGAKYTRARLPVKLIYVEGFASKEEAMSAEALLKRKKRPQKERFLSENQEKNLVNHIDV, encoded by the coding sequence ATGGATCATAAGGCCTATATGTATGTGGTGGAGTGTCGCGACGGTTCTTACTATACGGGCTATACAACGGATGTGAAGAGGCGCCTTGCCGTTCATAATAGTGGTAAGGGAGCCAAGTATACCCGAGCTCGCTTGCCAGTCAAACTCATCTATGTAGAGGGTTTTGCCAGTAAGGAAGAAGCCATGTCTGCCGAGGCTCTCCTCAAACGAAAGAAACGTCCTCAGAAAGAACGATTTTTATCTGAAAATCAAGAGAAAAATCTAGTCAACCATATTGATGTCTAA
- a CDS encoding manganese-dependent inorganic pyrophosphatase, with protein MSKILVFGHQNPDSDAIGSSVAFAYLAKEAYGLDTEAVALGTPNEETAFVLNYFGVEAPRVITSAKAEGAEQVILTDHNEFQQSVSDIAEVEVYGVVDHHRVANFETASPLYMRLEPVGSASSIVYRMFKEHGVAVPKEIAGLMLSGLISDTLLLKSPTTHPSDKVIAPELAELAGVNLEEYGLAMLKAGTNLASKSAEELIDIDVKTFELNGNKVRVAQVNTVDIAEVLERQAEIEDAMQAANAANGYSDFVLMITDIVNSNSEILALGSNMDKVETAFNFKLENNHAFLPGAVSRKKQVVPQLTESFNG; from the coding sequence ATGTCTAAGATTCTAGTATTTGGTCACCAAAATCCAGACTCAGATGCCATCGGGTCATCTGTAGCCTTTGCTTACCTTGCAAAAGAAGCTTATGGATTGGACACAGAAGCAGTAGCACTTGGAACTCCTAATGAAGAAACAGCCTTCGTTTTGAACTATTTTGGTGTAGAAGCACCACGCGTTATCACATCTGCTAAAGCAGAAGGTGCAGAGCAAGTCATCTTGACTGACCACAATGAATTCCAACAATCAGTGTCAGATATTGCTGAAGTAGAAGTTTACGGAGTTGTGGATCACCACCGTGTGGCTAATTTTGAAACTGCCAGCCCACTTTACATGCGCTTGGAACCAGTTGGATCAGCGTCTTCTATCGTTTACCGCATGTTCAAAGAGCATGGTGTAGCTGTTCCTAAAGAAATCGCAGGTTTGATGCTTTCAGGTTTGATTTCAGATACTCTTCTTTTGAAATCACCAACAACTCACCCATCTGATAAAGTGATTGCGCCTGAATTGGCTGAATTGGCTGGTGTCAACTTAGAAGAGTACGGTCTTGCTATGCTGAAAGCTGGCACAAACTTGGCTAGTAAATCTGCTGAAGAATTGATTGATATCGATGTTAAGACTTTTGAACTCAACGGAAATAAGGTTCGTGTTGCCCAAGTCAATACAGTTGATATTGCTGAAGTCTTGGAACGCCAAGCAGAAATTGAAGATGCAATGCAAGCGGCTAATGCAGCAAACGGCTACTCAGACTTTGTCTTGATGATTACAGACATCGTCAACTCAAACTCAGAAATTTTGGCTCTTGGATCAAACATGGACAAGGTGGAAACAGCTTTTAACTTCAAACTTGAAAACAACCACGCATTCCTTCCAGGTGCTGTTTCACGTAAGAAACAAGTGGTGCCTCAGTTGACTGAAAGCTTTAATGGGTAA
- a CDS encoding YiiX/YebB-like N1pC/P60 family cysteine hydrolase, with protein MLENGDLIFVKDLSDMGQAIQDSTGNYSHVAIFLDGFIYHASGQAGVICQEPAEFFEPTHLYDLYVYPELEADLVKERASKHLGAPYNASFYPDGNGFYCSQYIAEILPIFETIPMKFGDGEQEISDFWREYYRKLKFPVPLNQPGTNPSQLAASPLLECKERNLHDSDF; from the coding sequence ATGTTAGAAAATGGCGATTTGATTTTTGTGAAGGACCTTTCAGATATGGGTCAGGCTATCCAGGATTCTACTGGGAACTATAGTCATGTAGCCATCTTTTTGGACGGTTTCATTTACCATGCTAGTGGACAAGCTGGTGTCATTTGTCAAGAACCGGCTGAATTTTTTGAACCAACTCATCTCTACGATCTTTATGTCTATCCAGAGCTGGAAGCTGACTTGGTAAAGGAGAGAGCTAGCAAACATTTGGGTGCACCCTATAATGCCTCTTTTTATCCGGATGGGAATGGCTTTTATTGCTCCCAGTATATCGCTGAAATCCTACCGATTTTTGAAACTATTCCCATGAAATTTGGTGATGGGGAGCAGGAGATTAGTGATTTTTGGAGGGAATATTACAGGAAACTCAAATTTCCTGTGCCTCTGAATCAGCCAGGGACCAATCCTAGTCAACTAGCAGCATCCCCTCTTTTAGAATGTAAAGAAAGGAATCTTCATGATTCAGATTTTTAA
- a CDS encoding UDP-N-acetylmuramoyl-L-alanyl-D-glutamate--L-lysine ligase, with translation MIKIETVLDILKKDGLFREIVDQGHYHYNYSEVVFDSISYDSRKVKEGTLFFAKGAAFKKEYLLSAISQGLAWYVAEKDYEIGIPVIIVNDIKKAMSLIAMEFYGNPQEKLKILAFTGTKGKTTAAYFAYHILSQRYPTALLSTMNTTLDGKTFFKSSFSTPENIDLFDMMAQAVKNGRTHLVMEVSSQAYLVHRVYGLTFDVGVFLNITPDHIGPIEHPSFEDYFYHKRLLMKNSRAVVINSDMDHFSVLKEQVEDQEHDFYGSQSSNQIENSKAFSFSATGKLAGDYDIQLIGHFNQENAVAAGLACLRLGASLEDIKKGIAATRVPGRMEVLTQKNGAKVFIDYAHNGDSLKKLISVVETHQTGKIALVLGSTGNKGESRRKDFGLLLNQHPEIHVFLTADDPNYEDPMVIAEEISSYISHPVEKIADREEAIKAAMAITNQELDAVIIAGKGADCYQIVQGKKEDYPGDAAIAERYL, from the coding sequence ATGATTAAGATTGAAACCGTATTAGATATTTTAAAGAAAGATGGCCTTTTTCGTGAGATTGTTGACCAAGGACATTACCACTACAACTACAGTGAAGTTGTTTTTGATAGCATCAGTTATGACAGCCGAAAAGTAAAAGAAGGGACTCTTTTTTTTGCAAAAGGTGCTGCCTTTAAAAAAGAATATCTGCTCTCAGCTATCTCGCAGGGCTTAGCTTGGTATGTCGCAGAAAAGGACTACGAGATTGGTATCCCCGTCATCATTGTGAACGATATCAAGAAAGCCATGAGTTTGATTGCGATGGAATTTTATGGTAATCCGCAAGAGAAACTCAAAATTCTCGCTTTCACAGGGACAAAAGGAAAGACAACAGCTGCTTACTTTGCTTACCACATCCTATCTCAACGCTACCCAACAGCTCTCTTGTCAACTATGAATACAACTCTGGATGGCAAGACCTTCTTTAAATCTTCCTTCTCAACACCTGAAAATATCGATCTTTTCGACATGATGGCTCAGGCTGTTAAGAATGGAAGAACCCATCTTGTAATGGAAGTCTCTAGCCAAGCCTATCTTGTTCATCGAGTCTATGGTCTGACCTTTGATGTAGGTGTCTTTCTTAACATCACTCCTGACCATATCGGTCCGATTGAGCATCCAAGCTTTGAAGATTACTTCTACCACAAACGTCTCTTGATGAAAAATAGCCGAGCAGTTGTCATTAATAGCGACATGGACCATTTTTCTGTATTGAAAGAACAAGTGGAAGATCAAGAACATGACTTCTATGGTAGCCAGTCAAGTAACCAAATCGAGAACTCCAAAGCCTTTAGCTTTTCCGCTACAGGTAAACTCGCTGGTGATTATGATATCCAACTCATCGGCCACTTTAACCAAGAAAATGCCGTTGCTGCAGGACTTGCCTGTCTTCGTCTAGGTGCCAGTCTTGAAGATATCAAAAAAGGGATCGCTGCAACCCGCGTCCCTGGACGTATGGAAGTTCTCACTCAGAAAAATGGAGCCAAGGTCTTCATCGACTACGCCCACAATGGTGACAGTCTGAAAAAACTGATTTCTGTTGTTGAAACTCATCAAACTGGAAAGATTGCTCTGGTTCTCGGTTCGACTGGAAACAAGGGTGAAAGTCGTCGCAAAGACTTTGGACTCCTCCTCAATCAACACCCTGAGATTCATGTCTTTCTCACCGCTGATGACCCCAACTATGAGGATCCAATGGTCATTGCTGAAGAAATCAGTAGCTATATCAGTCATCCTGTTGAAAAGATTGCCGATCGTGAAGAAGCCATCAAGGCAGCGATGGCCATCACAAATCAAGAACTCGATGCTGTGATTATTGCAGGCAAGGGAGCTGATTGTTACCAAATCGTCCAAGGAAAGAAAGAAGACTATCCTGGAGACGCAGCTATCGCAGAACGTTATCTATAA
- a CDS encoding DUF2568 domain-containing protein codes for MMRLIEGLRFLVEVVAILGLFSVSVIQISWLEKFLFFLLAVLLILFWARYMAPKSPHAFKKWHRLVAETSIFILVSGSFWHLYGLQIGILYLALSFGSLGLLYYFQLE; via the coding sequence ATGATGCGATTGATTGAAGGACTGCGCTTTTTGGTTGAGGTTGTGGCAATCCTTGGTCTTTTCTCCGTATCTGTGATACAAATTTCTTGGCTGGAAAAATTCCTATTTTTTCTTCTAGCAGTTCTATTAATCTTATTTTGGGCGCGATATATGGCACCAAAATCTCCACATGCTTTTAAAAAATGGCATCGCCTCGTTGCTGAAACATCGATTTTTATTTTAGTTAGTGGTAGTTTTTGGCATTTGTATGGATTGCAAATAGGAATCCTATACTTAGCTCTGTCTTTTGGAAGTTTGGGTCTGCTTTATTATTTTCAGCTAGAGTGA
- a CDS encoding DUF1803 domain-containing protein gives MIQIFNPSRLTRQPFFIDLVDYLDQHDDVILREIKAQFPDVAVDKLMEEFIKAGLILRENKRYSLNLPFLESIGNLSLDQEIFIREDSPVYQALLEKTYETELRNQTNAAILVEPTDFAREKMTLSNYFYKVKNQYPLTEKQQELYAILGDVNPEYALKYMTTFLLKFLKKDQLMQKRRDIFVESLVVLGYIVQNEEGKYELAVDFDKERLTFYLP, from the coding sequence ATGATTCAGATTTTTAACCCATCTCGTTTGACTCGACAGCCATTTTTTATAGATTTGGTGGACTATCTGGACCAGCATGATGATGTGATCCTCCGAGAAATTAAGGCTCAGTTTCCAGATGTAGCAGTTGATAAGCTCATGGAAGAGTTTATCAAGGCAGGCTTGATCCTAAGGGAAAACAAACGTTATTCCCTTAATCTCCCTTTTCTAGAATCGATAGGTAATCTATCCCTTGACCAAGAGATTTTTATCAGAGAGGACAGCCCAGTCTATCAAGCCTTGCTGGAGAAGACTTATGAGACAGAATTACGCAATCAAACTAATGCCGCCATTTTAGTCGAACCTACGGACTTTGCAAGAGAAAAGATGACCTTGTCCAACTATTTCTACAAGGTCAAGAATCAATATCCTTTGACAGAAAAACAGCAAGAACTCTATGCCATTTTAGGAGATGTCAATCCTGAGTATGCTCTCAAGTATATGACGACGTTTTTGCTCAAGTTCCTCAAAAAGGACCAGCTTATGCAGAAACGGCGTGATATCTTCGTTGAGAGTCTAGTCGTCTTGGGCTATATTGTTCAAAATGAAGAAGGGAAGTATGAGTTGGCTGTTGATTTTGACAAGGAACGGTTGACTTTCTATTTACCTTAA
- a CDS encoding peptide ABC transporter substrate-binding protein, giving the protein MKKSKAKYLTLASVVLSAGILLSACGNSNSATKTYNYVYSSDPSSLNYLAENRATTNDIVTNLVDGLMENDQYGNYVPSLAEDWTVSQDGLTYTYKLRKDAKWYTYEGEEYAPVTAQDFVTGLKYAADKKSEALYLVQDSVAGLDDYINGKTTDFSTVGVKAIDDQTVQYTLTRPESYWNSKTTSTILFPVNADFLKSKGDDFGKVDPSSILYNGPFLMKSFVSKSVIEFKKNPNYWDEKNVFVDDVKLAYYDGSDQDALARNFVEGVYSYARLYPNSSSFEGIKEKNKDNIIYSMQNATSYYINFNLDRKSYNFTSKSSDIEKKSTQEAVLNKNFRQAFNYAYNRTAYGAQSQGEDGATKIIRNLVVPPTFVSINGKDFGDVVSEKMVNYGQEWQGINFADAQDPYYNPDKAKAKFAEAKKELEAKGVQFPIHLDVSVDQSAKKGVLEASSLKQSIESVLGAENVVIDIQQLSTDDFDNSSYLAQTAAQKDFDIYNGGWSADYLDPSSYLDILNVNNGGMLQNIGLEPGEVNDKAKAVGLDTYTQMLEEANKEQEPAKRYEKYAEIQAWLVDSALAIPNVSQGGTPTLRKTVPFSSPFSQAGNKGVESYKYLKLQDKTVTTDEYEKAKGKWLKEKEESNKKAQEELAKHVK; this is encoded by the coding sequence ATGAAAAAGTCTAAGGCCAAGTATCTGACACTTGCAAGTGTCGTGTTAAGCGCAGGTATCTTACTGAGCGCATGTGGAAATTCAAATAGCGCTACTAAAACATATAACTATGTTTATTCGAGCGATCCATCTAGTTTGAACTATCTTGCAGAAAACCGTGCAACAACCAACGACATCGTGACCAATTTGGTGGATGGATTGATGGAAAATGACCAATATGGTAACTATGTTCCATCATTGGCAGAGGATTGGACTGTTTCTCAGGACGGTTTGACCTATACTTACAAATTGCGTAAGGATGCAAAATGGTATACTTATGAGGGTGAAGAATACGCCCCTGTAACGGCCCAAGACTTTGTGACAGGTTTGAAATATGCTGCTGATAAAAAATCCGAAGCCTTGTACCTGGTTCAAGACTCGGTAGCAGGTTTGGATGACTATATCAACGGGAAAACAACTGACTTTTCAACTGTCGGTGTTAAGGCGATTGACGACCAAACGGTTCAGTACACTTTGACACGTCCAGAATCTTATTGGAATTCTAAAACAACTTCAACCATTCTCTTCCCTGTCAATGCAGATTTCTTAAAATCAAAAGGGGATGACTTTGGTAAGGTAGACCCTTCTAGTATTTTGTACAATGGACCTTTCTTGATGAAATCGTTTGTTTCAAAATCTGTTATCGAATTCAAGAAAAATCCCAACTACTGGGATGAAAAAAATGTCTTTGTGGATGATGTGAAATTGGCCTATTATGATGGTAGTGACCAAGATGCACTAGCACGTAACTTTGTAGAAGGAGTCTATAGCTACGCGCGTCTCTATCCAAATAGCTCAAGCTTTGAAGGAATTAAAGAGAAGAACAAGGATAACATCATCTATAGCATGCAAAATGCAACTTCTTATTACATAAACTTCAACTTGGATAGAAAATCATATAACTTCACGTCTAAATCATCAGATATCGAAAAGAAATCAACCCAAGAAGCAGTTTTGAATAAAAACTTCCGTCAAGCCTTCAACTATGCTTATAACCGTACAGCCTATGGAGCACAATCTCAAGGGGAGGACGGAGCAACAAAGATTATTCGTAACTTGGTTGTACCTCCTACGTTTGTAAGTATCAACGGAAAAGACTTTGGCGATGTTGTTTCAGAAAAGATGGTCAACTATGGCCAAGAATGGCAAGGAATCAACTTTGCGGACGCACAAGATCCATACTACAATCCTGACAAGGCTAAAGCTAAATTTGCAGAAGCTAAGAAAGAATTGGAAGCTAAGGGTGTGCAATTCCCAATCCACTTGGATGTATCTGTAGACCAATCAGCTAAAAAAGGTGTACTTGAAGCGAGCTCTTTAAAACAATCCATCGAATCTGTTCTAGGAGCTGAGAATGTGGTTATCGATATCCAACAGCTATCAACAGATGACTTTGACAACTCTAGCTACCTAGCTCAAACTGCAGCTCAAAAAGACTTTGATATCTATAATGGCGGTTGGAGTGCGGACTACTTGGATCCATCAAGTTATCTTGATATCTTAAATGTCAATAACGGTGGTATGTTGCAAAACATTGGTCTAGAACCAGGTGAGGTCAATGACAAGGCTAAGGCAGTTGGTCTGGATACTTACACTCAAATGTTAGAAGAAGCGAACAAGGAGCAAGAACCAGCAAAACGTTATGAAAAATATGCTGAAATTCAAGCTTGGCTCGTTGATAGCGCCCTTGCAATTCCAAACGTTTCTCAGGGTGGAACACCGACCTTGAGAAAGACAGTTCCATTCTCATCACCATTCTCACAAGCTGGAAATAAGGGTGTCGAATCATACAAGTACCTCAAGTTGCAAGATAAGACTGTAACGACTGATGAGTATGAAAAAGCTAAAGGAAAATGGCTGAAAGAAAAAGAAGAATCAAATAAAAAAGCCCAAGAAGAACTGGCAAAACACGTTAAATAA